The nucleotide window GGTCCATGATCAGGGCTGGCATCGCCGCGTAGGCCAGGCTGACACCCGCACCGATGACCGTGGTGAACATCAGGATGTCCCAGGTACCGCCCATCCGGAAAGCCGCGGTCCCGTACCCGGCGGCGACGACGACGGATCCGGCGACCAAGGTGGTCCTGGGCCCCCTGGCGGCCGAGAGCCGGGCGGCCAGCGGCGAGAACGCCATCACCGCCAGTCCGGCGGGCGCGAGCCACAGTCCGGTCTCGACCATGGACCGGCCCAGTCCATAGCCGGAGGACACCGGGAGGTGGAGGAGTTGCGGCGCTGCCAGGGCCTGGGCGTACATGGCGAAGCCGATCATCACCGAGGCGAGGTTCGTCATCAGCACGGGCCGTCGCGCGCTCGCACGGAGGTCGACCAGGGGGGAGCGGTGGCGCAGTTCCCACCAGGCCCACGAGGTGAGGACGGCGACGGAGGTGGCCAGCAGGCCAAGTGCGGTTTCGCTGCCCCATCCGCGCGCACCGCCCAGGGACACGGCCAGGAACAGGCACACGAGCCCCGCGGCCAGGCCGAGTGCTCCGACGGCGTCGAAGCGCGCCCTGGTTCCCGGCGGGGAGGCGGGAACGATCCACAGGATCAGCAGAGCGACGACCAGACCCAGGACCGAGGGCACCCAGAACAGGGTGTGCCAGTCCATCTGCTGCGCCACGGCGGCGGACAGCGGCAGTGCGATCGCCGCTCCGACGCCGAGGGAGGAACTCATCACGGCGATGCCGGAGCCCAGACGGTGCGCCGGCAGCACCTCGCGCATGATGCTGATTCCGAGAGGGACGGCCCCCGTGCCGAATCCCTGGAGGGTCCTGCCGGTCACCATGAGGGGAAGAGAACCGGCCAGCGCGCCGAGCACGGAACCGGCGATCAGGAAGGTGATGCTGATCAACAGGAGCCGCCTTGTGCCGTACAGGTCACCGAGCCGTCCCGCGACGGGGACGGCGACGGATGCGCCGAGCAGGGTCGCGGTGATTGCCCAAGAGGCGTTGACCGGTGACGTGTGCAGCAGTTCCGGCAGCTCGGGCACGAGTGGCACGATCAGGGTCTGCATCGCGGCGACCAGGATGCCGGTGGCTGCGAGGATGACGATGACCGCGGTGCTGCGTGGGGGCCGGTCGCCGGTCGCGGGTTCCCCGGCGGAGCCCCGTCCGGGACCTGCGACAGGGCGGCGGGCGAGGGCTCCGGTGAGGGGGGTCACGGTCACGCGGCGGTCATGTCGAGGACGAAGCGGTAGCGGACGTCGTTGCGGGCGAGGCGTTCCAGGGCCTGGTTGGCCTGGTCGGGGCGCATGAGCTCGATCTCGGCGGTGATGCCGTGCTCGGCGCAGAAGTCGAGCATCTCCCGGGTCTCGGCGGTGCCGCCGCTGCCGGCTCCGGCGAGGGTCTTGGCGCCTTGGATGAGACTGAGGGGGTTCACCGCGATGTCGCCCTCGGGGATGCCGACCACGCAGAGGGTTCCGTCCATGGCGAGCGCGGTCAGGTAGGGGTCGATGGAGTGGGGTGCGCCGACGGTGTCGAGGATGAAGTCGAAGCGTCCGGCTTGCGCGGCCATCTGCTCGTCGTCGGTGGACAGGACCACGTCGTGAGCGCCCAGTGCCCGGGCTTCGGCGGCCTTGTCCGCGGTTCGGGTGAACTGGACGACCTCGGCGCCGAGTGCGTGGGCGATTTTGAGGGCGATGTGGCCGAGTCCTCCCATGCCCACGACGCCGACCGTCTTGCCGGGGCCGACGCCCCAGCGCTTCATCGGCGAGTAGGTGGTGATGCCGGCG belongs to Streptomyces sp. V3I8 and includes:
- a CDS encoding NAD(P)-dependent alcohol dehydrogenase, encoding MRNISGWAAHHRNGPLEPWNFTRRDLLPDDVAVRVDYCGVCSSDISAIRHGDVFPLVPGHEMTGEILEVGSAVTNFRTGDKVAVGNIIDSCGTCTPCRAGRENWCEHFPTLTYGNTDPKDGLPTRGGYSSQYVLPAKFTYHLPEGLDPAGAAPLMCAGITTYSPMKRWGVGPGKTVGVVGMGGLGHIALKIAHALGAEVVQFTRTADKAAEARALGAHDVVLSTDDEQMAAQAGRFDFILDTVGAPHSIDPYLTALAMDGTLCVVGIPEGDIAVNPLSLIQGAKTLAGAGSGGTAETREMLDFCAEHGITAEIELMRPDQANQALERLARNDVRYRFVLDMTAA
- a CDS encoding MFS transporter — protein: MTVTPLTGALARRPVAGPGRGSAGEPATGDRPPRSTAVIVILAATGILVAAMQTLIVPLVPELPELLHTSPVNASWAITATLLGASVAVPVAGRLGDLYGTRRLLLISITFLIAGSVLGALAGSLPLMVTGRTLQGFGTGAVPLGISIMREVLPAHRLGSGIAVMSSSLGVGAAIALPLSAAVAQQMDWHTLFWVPSVLGLVVALLILWIVPASPPGTRARFDAVGALGLAAGLVCLFLAVSLGGARGWGSETALGLLATSVAVLTSWAWWELRHRSPLVDLRASARRPVLMTNLASVMIGFAMYAQALAAPQLLHLPVSSGYGLGRSMVETGLWLAPAGLAVMAFSPLAARLSAARGPRTTLVAGSVVVAAGYGTAAFRMGGTWDILMFTTVIGAGVSLAYAAMPALIMDQTPASASAAANGLNSLARSLGTAFAGALTGVVLVGAATGPPAVPSEADFRTVFLLGAVAALLAAVCAIAVPAHRTPSDSKRNGLFKMRP